In Flammeovirgaceae bacterium 311, one DNA window encodes the following:
- a CDS encoding h(+)-transporting two-sector atpase (COG0168 Trk-type K+ transport systems, membrane components), translating to MSFKRLKDDFAENLNRHLYESRGKAYTSIRAITFISSLAAVVLLIYNLGFDLEPNAQRQVYYGIDLVFAIFVLSYLARWLYAFRRTDFIKRHRFEGLLMLLILLNGLSVYLFNFALIPELLASMGLENSLQFYQFFIGCFMFLLLVYEFGVATTRLGNINLKPAAAFILSFLVLIGIGTAVLMLPDMTRAPGSMPLLEALFTATSAVCVTGLIVVDTATYFTIKGQLVILVLIQLGGLGILSFASFFTLIFRQGVGIRHQVMLQDFLSSESLLTAKDLLRQIVFMTFFLEFIGFLLIFATWGDEVTFTSLDQKIFFSAFHSVSAFCNAGFSIYSNGLYEGLVREAYVMHLVIAGLVILGGIGFPVIQDLFSRKRLRERLRNPWRKWQLGTKIAVFVSAALLMFGTIIYYLLEINNTLADMTFMEALVTSFFQSVTTRTAGFNTVDIGALRTPTYIIFLFLMFIGASSGSIGGGIKTSTFFLVVASTVATVQGKMKLEIGKNYISNTLVFRALSIFVFAVGINIIGVLLLTITEPGMELIDITFEQVSAFATVGLSTGITSQLSDISRVIIIFSMFIGRVGTLTFALAFSSRVSTRSYQYPKAHIMVG from the coding sequence ATGAGTTTTAAAAGATTAAAAGACGATTTTGCTGAAAACCTCAACAGACATCTTTACGAGAGCCGGGGCAAAGCCTATACTTCTATCAGGGCAATTACCTTTATCAGCTCGCTGGCAGCAGTTGTCCTGCTGATCTACAACCTTGGTTTTGACCTGGAGCCCAACGCACAACGGCAGGTCTACTATGGCATTGACCTGGTATTTGCCATATTTGTACTCTCCTACCTGGCCCGCTGGCTGTATGCCTTCAGGCGCACAGACTTTATTAAAAGGCACCGTTTCGAAGGGCTGCTCATGCTCCTGATCCTGCTTAATGGATTATCGGTTTACCTGTTCAATTTTGCGCTTATACCAGAATTGCTGGCATCTATGGGCCTGGAAAATTCGCTGCAGTTTTACCAGTTCTTTATAGGCTGTTTTATGTTTCTGCTGCTGGTGTACGAGTTTGGCGTTGCCACTACCCGCCTGGGCAACATTAACTTAAAACCTGCAGCAGCATTCATCTTAAGTTTTCTGGTGCTGATTGGTATTGGCACTGCTGTGCTGATGCTGCCCGATATGACAAGGGCGCCAGGCAGTATGCCCCTGCTGGAAGCCCTGTTTACCGCTACCAGTGCGGTATGTGTAACTGGCCTGATTGTGGTAGATACGGCCACCTATTTTACCATCAAAGGTCAGCTTGTAATTCTGGTGCTTATTCAGCTGGGTGGACTGGGTATTCTTTCCTTTGCTTCCTTTTTCACCCTTATCTTCAGGCAGGGGGTGGGCATTCGTCATCAGGTTATGCTGCAGGATTTCCTTAGCAGCGAGTCTTTGCTTACGGCCAAGGACCTGCTGCGTCAGATTGTTTTCATGACCTTCTTCTTAGAGTTCATTGGCTTTCTGCTGATCTTTGCAACCTGGGGCGACGAGGTAACCTTCACTTCCTTAGACCAAAAAATATTTTTTTCCGCTTTCCATTCGGTATCAGCTTTTTGTAATGCCGGCTTTAGCATATACTCCAATGGCCTATACGAAGGGCTGGTACGTGAGGCCTATGTAATGCATCTGGTAATTGCAGGCCTTGTAATTCTTGGGGGTATTGGTTTTCCTGTCATCCAGGACCTTTTTTCCAGGAAAAGGCTTCGGGAGCGCCTGCGTAACCCATGGCGCAAGTGGCAGCTGGGTACTAAAATAGCTGTATTTGTTTCTGCAGCACTTTTGATGTTTGGTACCATCATCTATTATCTGCTGGAGATCAACAATACCCTGGCAGATATGACCTTTATGGAAGCACTGGTGACCAGTTTTTTCCAATCCGTGACCACCCGCACCGCCGGCTTTAACACAGTTGATATTGGTGCCCTGCGCACCCCTACCTATATTATTTTTCTGTTCCTGATGTTTATCGGGGCCTCTTCGGGCTCCATCGGGGGCGGCATTAAAACGTCTACTTTCTTTCTGGTAGTTGCCTCTACTGTTGCCACTGTACAGGGAAAAATGAAGCTGGAGATCGGGAAAAACTACATCAGCAATACACTGGTATTCAGAGCACTTTCGATCTTCGTGTTTGCAGTGGGGATTAATATTATAGGGGTCCTGCTGCTAACTATAACAGAGCCGGGCATGGAGCTGATTGATATCACCTTCGAACAAGTATCTGCCTTTGCCACGGTGGGCTTGAGTACCGGCATTACCTCCCAGCTTTCAGATATCAGCCGGGTAATCATTATTTTCAGCATGTTTATTGGACGTGTGGGCACCCTTACCTTTGCGCTGGCATTCTCCAGCAGAGTTTCAACACGCTCCTACCAGTATCCTAAAGCACACATTATGGTGGGCTAA
- a CDS encoding Bacteroidetes-specific putative membrane protein (COG0698 Ribose 5-phosphate isomerase RpiB): MLYRLLTTGFLSLLFACTWVHAQEAPLYSQYFTNPYLYNPSFAGTDGYPVVFLTLRRQWAGIEGAPTAYALSFHTPVSKVLALGAHIRTESRGVLQSSLALGSLAYVAHFSDGHFLRMGLSAGVSHHSADFSEATEAQQPYLANWASKALRFEAGFGINYHLKHFNLGLALPHLTQQTVLGSEVQDLFTFSPFDQWVATASYYAELTPEKLALEPLLVVQKVGEEKTRLEAGAVLYMNKALWAGATYRHQYGITALAGVNIKPGISFGYAYELANAYTGSWLQSTHELQLKFKLGAEKEWGKEVQHKPRFEM; the protein is encoded by the coding sequence ATGCTCTACCGGCTTCTTACAACTGGGTTTTTATCGCTCTTATTCGCCTGCACATGGGTTCATGCACAGGAGGCCCCTTTGTACAGCCAGTACTTTACCAACCCTTATTTATACAACCCATCCTTTGCCGGCACCGATGGTTACCCGGTTGTATTCCTTACCCTCCGCAGACAATGGGCAGGAATAGAGGGAGCACCCACCGCTTATGCCCTGAGCTTCCATACACCGGTAAGTAAGGTTTTGGCCTTAGGTGCACATATTCGTACCGAAAGCCGCGGTGTACTGCAATCTTCGCTGGCCCTAGGCTCCCTGGCGTATGTAGCACATTTCTCCGACGGGCATTTCCTTAGAATGGGCTTATCGGCAGGTGTAAGCCACCACAGCGCAGATTTTAGCGAAGCAACAGAGGCCCAGCAACCCTACCTGGCAAACTGGGCCAGTAAAGCCCTTCGTTTCGAAGCGGGCTTTGGCATTAACTACCATCTGAAGCATTTTAACCTGGGCCTGGCACTGCCTCACCTTACTCAGCAAACAGTACTGGGAAGCGAAGTACAGGATCTCTTTACCTTCTCTCCCTTCGATCAGTGGGTGGCAACAGCCAGCTATTATGCTGAATTAACGCCTGAAAAACTGGCACTGGAGCCCCTGCTGGTGGTGCAAAAAGTAGGCGAAGAGAAAACAAGGCTGGAGGCCGGAGCAGTACTGTATATGAACAAAGCACTTTGGGCGGGTGCCACCTACCGGCATCAGTATGGCATTACGGCACTGGCGGGTGTAAACATCAAACCGGGCATCAGCTTTGGCTATGCTTACGAGCTTGCCAATGCCTACACAGGCAGCTGGCTGCAGAGCACCCATGAGCTGCAGCTAAAGTTTAAGCTGGGTGCAGAAAAAGAATGGGGCAAAGAAGTGCAGCACAAGCCCCGCTTTGAAATGTAA
- a CDS encoding pkd domain containing protein (COG3291 FOG: PKD repeat), whose product MRKLIFIAISLLLPTLDSSAQRPAVTGINPVSATVKETITISGTNFPAVTNLQVDFGAAKGTVIEASSNQIKALVPAGATYESVQVTNLLSGQSGKGTTPFQLSFGGSAYNPAAIAPETSFQASTGIYELCSCDFNGDGLVDVITSHENKLTLSAFRNFSSLATFNFTKSDIPLNAYSRNISCGDLDGDGRPDLVVSGAGTFGDRIYILRNLSATGGAISFSAPTALALGNTGAARLALQDLNGDGRQDIIMSNRSLNIVSVFKNASSPGFLQFDAQAQNISITGPSNTYGLSVQDLDGDGLPDLAVSPLQGSNVYLLRNTSSGTAISFNSDYSLTTASGLASIVAADLNNDGKPDLAATNFYDNKLIIWLNNSSSGNLQFTSGTLSDTGVAPWGITAGDIDGNGKIDLLIDHVGERSILVLVNQTTTTLQLQSQSLITRQKGRYMRLVDMNGDAKPDVVYTGIEWNQLEVMRNKHCVTPRLSHTGTVTLCAGQSLQLKATLALGVTYKWTRNGTVLTTTEPFLNVTEAGEYKVTITATLDGCALTSEAVQIVSGAGGGGGSSVALDPIAAVCAGGTAWLKATAISGASYVWSGPNGFTATTTTPTYSLANVQTAAAGSYSVVIKSGECQFTTTAQTLSVNQNPQPQITASASAFCAGTTVILRAPAGFTTYQWKLNGASYTGAGATTASITTSTAGNYVVEVGNATGCKGESGAVAITQTQAPVAAFNAPATACLQQPVGFQNTSTYATGSTPTYLWTFGDGKTSSEANPSHIYTNIGNYTVNLTVKYGSESCSSNTSKTISVVASPDVQLVANGGTTFCPGDSVLLKLEGDVQAVVWSTGETTPSIYAKENGTVKASIVTSSGCTLEKTVELTHLSQPELSLTASSTSLAVGESATITVGGALQYEWLEADDIENLYSSSVSVKPIKTTTYTVRGWNENGCTAEASVTIEVDNTLRISPPKIFVPEVDRTWTISNLESYPELRLTLVNSLGRSILEAAPYQNNWDGSERGRPLEAGVYYYIFKDLSGKVMKTGSITLLR is encoded by the coding sequence ATGAGAAAGCTGATTTTTATAGCCATATCCCTGCTTCTGCCCACCCTGGACAGCAGTGCTCAGCGCCCGGCAGTTACTGGAATCAATCCTGTTTCAGCAACTGTTAAAGAAACCATCACCATCTCCGGCACTAATTTTCCGGCGGTTACCAATCTTCAGGTAGATTTTGGAGCAGCCAAAGGCACTGTTATAGAAGCCAGTAGCAACCAGATCAAAGCCCTGGTTCCTGCAGGTGCTACTTACGAGTCTGTACAAGTTACCAACCTGCTATCCGGCCAGTCGGGTAAAGGAACCACACCTTTTCAGCTTTCTTTCGGAGGCAGTGCTTACAATCCGGCAGCTATTGCCCCAGAAACAAGCTTCCAGGCCAGCACAGGTATTTATGAGCTATGCTCCTGCGATTTTAACGGCGATGGCCTGGTAGATGTCATTACCTCCCATGAGAACAAATTGACCCTTTCAGCTTTCAGGAATTTCAGCAGCCTGGCCACCTTTAATTTTACAAAATCCGATATACCCCTGAATGCCTACAGCCGCAACATATCATGTGGCGACCTGGATGGAGACGGTAGGCCAGACCTGGTGGTTTCCGGTGCCGGTACATTCGGTGACAGGATCTACATTTTGCGTAATTTAAGTGCAACCGGCGGCGCCATATCTTTTAGTGCACCTACTGCACTGGCCCTTGGCAATACCGGTGCTGCCCGACTGGCCCTGCAGGACCTGAACGGCGATGGCCGCCAGGACATCATCATGTCGAACCGCTCCCTGAACATAGTTTCTGTCTTTAAAAATGCATCCTCTCCAGGCTTTTTACAATTCGATGCACAGGCACAGAATATCTCGATAACAGGTCCCTCCAACACCTATGGCCTTAGCGTGCAGGATCTGGATGGCGATGGTTTGCCCGATTTAGCCGTAAGCCCTTTACAGGGCAGCAATGTTTATTTACTACGCAACACCAGCAGCGGCACAGCCATCAGCTTTAACAGTGACTACTCCCTTACAACGGCCTCCGGCCTGGCCAGTATTGTGGCAGCCGATTTAAACAACGACGGCAAACCAGATCTGGCAGCCACTAACTTTTACGACAACAAACTGATTATCTGGCTTAATAACAGCAGCAGCGGCAATCTTCAGTTTACCTCCGGCACTCTCTCCGATACCGGTGTAGCACCCTGGGGTATTACAGCCGGCGACATTGATGGCAATGGTAAAATCGATCTGCTGATAGACCATGTTGGAGAGCGCTCTATCCTGGTACTCGTTAACCAAACCACAACAACCCTTCAATTACAGAGCCAGAGCCTGATTACCCGCCAGAAAGGAAGGTACATGCGCCTGGTAGATATGAATGGTGATGCTAAACCAGATGTGGTGTACACCGGCATTGAGTGGAACCAGCTGGAGGTGATGCGAAACAAACATTGTGTTACTCCTCGTCTTTCGCACACCGGCACTGTTACCCTTTGCGCAGGGCAAAGCCTGCAGCTAAAAGCTACGCTGGCACTGGGAGTTACTTACAAATGGACCCGCAATGGTACAGTCTTAACCACAACAGAACCTTTCCTCAACGTTACCGAAGCAGGAGAATACAAGGTAACCATTACCGCTACCCTGGATGGCTGCGCCCTTACTTCCGAAGCAGTACAAATTGTTTCCGGAGCAGGCGGTGGAGGTGGCAGTTCAGTGGCACTGGACCCAATCGCTGCGGTTTGTGCAGGAGGTACGGCTTGGTTGAAGGCTACAGCAATAAGTGGCGCAAGTTATGTATGGAGTGGCCCCAATGGCTTTACAGCCACCACCACAACGCCTACCTATTCTCTGGCAAATGTACAAACTGCGGCTGCAGGTTCTTATAGCGTAGTAATTAAATCAGGCGAGTGCCAGTTTACAACAACTGCCCAGACCCTGTCGGTAAACCAGAATCCACAGCCACAGATCACTGCTTCTGCTTCTGCATTTTGTGCCGGCACCACAGTTATTCTGAGAGCCCCTGCCGGCTTTACCACCTATCAGTGGAAATTAAACGGTGCCAGCTATACAGGCGCAGGCGCCACAACTGCCAGCATTACCACCAGCACTGCAGGTAATTACGTAGTAGAAGTAGGAAATGCAACAGGCTGTAAAGGAGAAAGTGGTGCCGTTGCCATTACCCAAACTCAGGCGCCGGTAGCTGCATTTAACGCACCGGCAACAGCCTGCCTGCAGCAGCCGGTTGGTTTTCAGAATACCTCTACCTATGCCACCGGCAGCACCCCAACGTATTTATGGACCTTTGGCGATGGCAAAACCTCTTCAGAAGCCAATCCCTCTCACATCTACACCAACATAGGGAATTATACAGTAAACTTAACGGTGAAGTATGGCTCCGAAAGCTGCAGCAGCAATACCAGCAAAACAATCTCGGTAGTTGCCTCTCCTGATGTACAGCTGGTAGCTAACGGAGGCACCACCTTCTGTCCGGGCGATAGTGTACTTCTTAAACTGGAAGGAGATGTTCAGGCTGTAGTGTGGAGTACCGGTGAAACTACCCCTTCTATTTATGCCAAAGAAAATGGTACTGTAAAAGCTTCGATCGTAACGAGCTCCGGATGTACACTTGAAAAAACAGTAGAACTTACACACCTGTCCCAGCCAGAGCTTAGCCTTACGGCCTCCTCTACCAGCCTTGCTGTTGGCGAAAGTGCAACAATTACTGTTGGTGGTGCTTTACAATACGAATGGTTGGAAGCAGATGACATCGAAAATCTTTATAGCTCCTCCGTTAGCGTTAAGCCCATCAAAACTACTACTTACACCGTTCGCGGATGGAACGAGAACGGATGTACTGCAGAGGCTTCTGTAACAATAGAAGTAGACAACACATTACGCATCAGTCCTCCCAAGATTTTTGTGCCTGAAGTAGATCGCACCTGGACGATCAGCAACCTGGAATCGTACCCGGAATTGCGCCTCACCCTGGTGAACAGCCTGGGCCGTAGCATTCTGGAAGCAGCTCCCTATCAGAACAACTGGGATGGTTCCGAAAGAGGCAGACCACTCGAAGCAGGGGTATATTATTACATTTTTAAAGACCTGTCTGGTAAAGTCATGAAGACCGGCAGCATTACCTTATTGCGGTAA